Sequence from the Nocardia brasiliensis genome:
CTCGTCGTCCGGATTTCGGATCGGCGCGGTAGGCATACCGGGTGAAAGATCGCTTTCGTCCCAGTCTCACCGCCGTTGCCGTCCTGTGTGGCTGCGTATTGGCCACAAGTTGCTCCGCCTCGGATGCCGCGGCGGATTTCACCGCTACCGCCGGGCAGCCGCTGGTGATCTCGCTGGACGACCTGCTCGCCAAGACGGGCGGCAGTGCCGCCGTCGGTCTCGCTGACCCGCGACACGGCACGCTGAGCCGCCGCGTCGACGGCGCCGTCGTCTACACGCCGAACCCCGGCTACACGGGCGACGACGCGTTCGAGGTGACCACCACCGACGCGGTACGCCTGTACACCACCGACATCGCGGCACTCGGCGAGTTCGGTGGAACGACGGTGCAGGGCAGCGGGTTCGGCTCGGCGTGGACTCCGGTGCCGGGCAGCACGGACGAGTTCTACGGACTGACCGATCGCGGTCCGAACGTCGACGGTCCCGCCAAGAACGAAAAGCTCTCGCCGACACCGGCGTTCGTGCCGCAGATCGGACGATTCAAGCTGGTCGGCACGCGCGCGGTACGGCAGTCCGCCATCGAGCTGCGCACCAAGGCGGGCGTGCCGTTCAACGGGCAGGTCGACCTCGCCGCGAGCACCGGCGAGACGATCAAGGATCTCGCCGGAAATGTCTTGCCGCCCACCGATCACGGGCTCGACCCCGAGGGGCTGGTCGCACTGCCGGACGGCACCTTCTGGGTGTCCGATGAGTATGGCCCCTTCCTGGTGCACTTCGACTCGAACGGAACCGAGATCGAGCGCCTCGCGCCGGGCGCCGGTCTGCCCAAAGAACTTTCGCTGCGGACACCGAACCAGGGCATGGAGGGCCTGACGGTCACCCCGGACGGCAGCACCCTCGTGGGTCTCATGCAGAGCGGGCTCAACACTCCAGGCCTGAACGGCTCCGCGAAGGAGGTGCCGCTGACCCGCATCGTGACCGTCGATCTGAAGACGAAGGCGCTGAAGGAATTCGTGGTGCCGCTGGCGGATCCGAAGCGCAGCAAGGTCGCGGACTCGGAGATCACCGCGCTGAGCGCGACCACGTTCCTGGTCGATGAGCGCGACGGCAATCTGGCGCCGAAGGCGGACAAGAAGCTGTGGACGGTCGACATCGCCGCCGCGACCGATGTCGGCCCCGACTCGAAGGTCCCTGGGGCGCAATATGATCCGGAGCGCGGTGGGATACTGGTCGACGGCAAGCCACTGGAGACCCTGGTCGGCCCGGTAAGCGCCGAGCAGGGGATCGCCACGCTGACCAAGGTGGGTATCACCCCGGCCGCCAAGCCGAAGAATCTCGATCTCGGCGCCCTGGTGCGCGAACTCGACGCGGACGGAAAGTTCTTCGGCCACGACAAGATCGAGGGCGTCGCCACCACGGACGGCGGCAAGACGCTCTACATCGCCAACGACAGCGATTTCGGCCTGGCCACGAGCAGCGGCGAGCAGCCGCCCTTCGGCCTGAAGCCCAAGACGCTCGCGAATGGCGTGCAGGACAGCGGCGAGATCCTCTTCGTCGACACCACCAAGCTGCCCGCGCGGACCGCCACCCGCACCGTCAAGCTGACCGTCCGTTAGTTGGGTTCGTCTCGAATTCCATCCGGCGCCTCCGGACTTCGAGACAGACTAGGGGTCGGACTCGGTCCACTCCCGGCCCTCCAAGATCACCGCGGCGGCCAGCGTGACCAACCACAGCGACATCGAGCTGACCTGGATGCGCTGCGCGATGCCCAGCGCGTAGCTGCCGGGCAGGTTGTCGGCAACCAGCATCCACACGGTGGCCGCCGCCCCGAGTACCAGGACGACGAGCCCGAACTCGCGCAGGATCCGCCAGCGGTGATAGCGGAAAGCGGCCAGGCTGAACGCGAACGTCGCGACCGCGATCGAGGTCACCGCGATGGTGCTCGACAGCGCGTGCGGCTGGTGCAGCTGCGGGAACAACTCGCTGCCGCCCCCGCCGCACGAGCTGTCGCCCTTCGCGCAGTCGCGCAACGGCAACAGCACATCGGCAATGGTGGCGGCGCCGAAACAGAACAGCGCGACCCAGCCGACGGTGGTGAGCCTGCGGCGCGGGAACAGCAGCAGGCCGCCGATCGCCGCGGGGATCAGCAGCGCGCCGACGATCTTGTCGGCGGTCGCGAACACCTGCCGGTAGGGCTTGCCCTCGGCGTCCAGCTCGCTGAGGAACGAGTTGACGGGGTCGATATCGAGCTTCAGGAAGAACTCGAGCACCCAGGACGAATAGCAGACCCCGGCGATGACGATGGCCGCCGCGATCACCAGTGACGCCACCCGCGCGCGTCGCTCGGCGATCTCTCGGCTACCAGTCACGAAACCATTCTCCTGCCTACTGTTGGACCCTTGACCACGGTAGGTCGGCGTGTCTCGGCTGTCACACGGCATTGCCAAGCGATACACAGGCTCTTGTCAGGTTCGATGGCCACGCTGGGCAGGGAAGCGTTCCCAAGGAGGTTCCCATGATCGGCTACGCAACCGCCGCCGCCGCGATCGCGGTGATGTCACTGATGGTGGCGTCCAGCTACCTGGCCGCGCACGCGCCACGCAGCCTCGTCCGCGTCCGGCACCGCTAGTCGCGCGCAGCGATCAAGATCAGGAGGAATTGGCGGCGGCATCGCCCGAGAAGCCGACGCCACCAGTTCCCCTTGATCTTGAAACGACGCCCTGGACCCGATCCGCCGCGAGGGCCGCGTCCTCGTGCTCCCAGACGCGGATCACCTGCCAGCCCGCCGCGGTGAGCGCCGCGTCGGTGGCGCGATCGCGGGCCACGTTCCCGGCGAGTTTCGCGGCCCACCATTCGCCGTTGTTGCGCGGGTCGGTGGCGTGTTGCGGGCACCGGTGCCAGAAGCAGCCGTCGACGTAGACCGCGACGCGCAGCCGCGGGAATACCAGATCGGCCCGGCGCCGCTGTCCGCGAATCGGCGCCCGATCGACGAAATACCGCAGCCCGCGTCGATGTAATTCCTTGCGCAGAGCCAACTCCGGCTTGGTCCCGCTGCGTCGCTGCCGCGCCATCCGCGCACTGGTCGCCGCATCCGTCGTCGGCCGCCCCCGCCCATCGCCCGCATGCGGGTGCGCCGACGACTGGGCCTCGTCGTTAGTCGGCTTGTTGCCTGCGTGCGGGTGCTTCGACGATTTCGTCTCGTCGTTAGTCGGCTTGTTGCCTGCGTGCGGGTGCTTCGACGATTTCGTCTCGTCGTTAGTCGGCTTGTTGCCTGCATGGGGGTGCTTCGACGATTTCGTCTCGTCGTTAGTCGGTTCGTTGCCTGCATGCGGGTGCTCCGACGATTTGGCTTCGTCCTTCGTCAGCCGGTTCCCCGCGCGCGGGCGCCCTGGCGACTCATCCGCGGGTGCCCTAGCTCGCGTTGGCTTGTCCGCTTCGGTAGGCCGGTCGGCCCGGGACTGTCGCCGATCCGCCGCAGCCACCGGCTCGTCGTCCGCGCGCGTATCCGGCGACGCACCCCGCTCGGTGTGCCGTGTCGCCCGGTCGCGGCTCATGCCGCCCAGCCGCCCATGCGGTCGAGGTGGCTTTCCACGTCGTCGAGGAAGCCGGGGGGAAAGCGCAGGCTGCCCATGCTGGTGCGGCGCAGGAAGCCGGCGGTGGCGCGGGCGGAGAGCAGGCGTGAATCGGTGAGGAAGTACCGCAGGTCCTCGTACGGTTCGTGGACCGGCCAGGTCGACACCGGCACGCGATAGGCCACGCCGTTGTGTCCCCACGCCGCGGTCGGCCACGGGGTGCCGGGCGGCAGTGGCTGATCGCCGGGGATCGGGTCCAGCGGCGCACTGAGCCGCGACCCGACCCAGCCCGCCATCCGGACGCTCACCGCGTTGCCGACCAGCTTCCACCGATGGCCTTTGCGCACCCCGGGCACGTCCTCGGCGGGTGCGGTCCATTCCGGTTCGAAGCCTTGCAGCCGTTCCACATCCACCAGCCCGGGCGTGACGATCTCGCCGGACGGCAGCCGCACCGCGGGCGGGCTGGCGATCCCCAGCGCTGAGCCGCCCTTCAACGTCGGCACCGCGTTCACCGCCCAGCCCAGGCCGCGCACGCCCTCGGTCCAGTAGAAGCCGCACGGGTCGTGCTCGGCGTCGCCGACGACGCGCGGCCCCGCGTCGTCGCCGAACAGCACTGCGCGCGGGTCCTCGGTCCGCGAGGCGAGCATCAGCACCCGCTGGCGACGCTGTGGCAATCCGAAGGCGCGGGCGTCCACCACCCGGTAGGCCCAGGTGTAGCCGAGCTCCTCCAACGCCGCGGTGATGTGCCGCATCGCCGCGCCCCGGCCGAGCTGCAGCATGAACGGCACGTTCTCGATCAGCAGCCAGCGCGGGCCGCGGCGGCGGCGCACCAGCCGGAACACCTCGTCCACCAGGCCGGATCGCTTACCGGTGATGCCGGCGGTGCGGCCCGCCTGGGACAGGTCCTGGCAGGGGAATCCCGCCGCGACGAGCTCGGTCCCCGCCGGGATCGCGCGCAATGTGGTGATGTCCGAATGCAACGGCACATCAGGGAACCGCGCGGCAAGCACCCCCTGCGCGCCTGCGTCGATCTCGCACAGCAGCTCGGTCTGCCAGCCGTTGTGCCCGAGACCGAGCTCGAGCCCGCCGATCCCGGCGAACAGCCCGACCATCCGCGCGCCCGTCACCGACCGTCCCTTCCTCGCCTCTGTGGTCGGGTCGCGCCGACCTCGCGCCCCGTGCCCGGGGTAGCAGGTTACTCGAGTTGCCCGATGCCGTCCGCGAACAACGCGATGACGGGCAGCGGACGGCGCCGTCGGTGGCGCGCCTGGTACCGTCCGCGTGTCAGCAAGATGATCGGTCTGCTGCTCCTCGATAATGCTCATCGGCCGATCACATGCGGCCCTGATGACAGGCTCGGCGGGCGATCTGCCTGCGTTCACGCGTGCTCCGCGCGGATGCCGCCCCGGGTGCTTCCGGCGCGTCCGCGGACGAAATGCCAATGCTTCACCACGTTTTCGGCTCGACAGATTTCTTAGTCGTCACGCTAGGGAAAGTGAGCGAACATGCAGGTACCTTCGAAAAACAGGGGCTTTCCCAACGTGGTCGTCACCAGCCTGGCGGCTACCACGTCGATCGCCGGTGATGTCGATTCGACGTGGAAAGGCCTGCTCAACGGTGAGAGCGGCATCGATGTCCTAGAGGACACCTTCATCGACCAGTTCGAGCTGCCGGTGCGCATCGGCGGGCATCTGAAGGTCTCGCCCTCGGACTGCCTGACCCGCACCGAGGTGCGCAACCTGTCCTACGTGGAGCAGATGGCCACCGTGCTGTGTCGCGAGGTGTGGCGCAACGCGGGCAGCCCCGAGGTGGACAAGGACCGGCTCGGCGTGTCCATCGGCACCGGCATCGGCGGCAGCGAGTATCTGGTCGGCGCCAGGGACCGGCTGGAACACGGTGGCTACCGCAAGGTTTCGCCGCTGACCATCCAGCGGATCATGCCGAACGGCTCGGCCGCCTGCGTCGGCGTCGAGCTCGGTGCGCGCGCGGGTGTCGTCACCCCGGTGTCGGCCTGTTCGTCGGGTTCGGAGGCGATCGCGAACGCGTGGCAGATGATCGTCATGGGCGACGCCGACATGGTGGTCACCGGCGGCGTCGAGGGGTCGATCCAGGCGGTGCCGATCGCGGCGTTCACCATGATGCGTGCGATGAGCACCCGCAACGACGCCCCGAAGCACGCCTCGCGGCCGTTCGACAAGGACCGCGACGGGTTCGTGTTCGGCGAGGCAGGCGCGATGATGGTGATCGAGACCGAGGAACACGCCAAGGCCCGCGGCGCGACCATTCACGCGCGGCTGATGGGCGCCGGCATCACCTCCGACGCGTTCCATCTGGTCGCCCCCGAGCTGGAGGGCAAGGGCGCCGCACGGGCGATGACCAAGGCGATCGAGAAGGCGGGGCTGTCCAAGCGTGACATCACGCACGTGAACGCGCACGCCACGGCGACCCCGATCGGCGACACCGCCGAGGCGAAGGCGATCGCCGCCGCGGTCGGCGACCACACCTCGGTGTACGCGCCCAAGTCCGCGCTCGGCCATTCGATCGGCGCGGTCGGCGCCCTCGAATCGGTGCTCACCGTGTTGTCGATTCGGGACGGGATCGTGCCGCCGACACTGAATTTGGACAATCAGGACCCGGAAATCGACCTCGACGTCGTCAAAGGCCAAGCCAGGACCGGCCGGATCGATTACGCCGTGAACAACTCCTTCGGTTTCGGAGGGCACAACGTGGCGATCGCCTTCGGGCGGTACTGAGCAACGGAAGGCGGCGCACCTGCTAGCCTTCCCGACGCTTCGTTATCGACCTGTGTTCGGTGTAACTGCACGGCCTGAGTGCGTGCTTTGGCAAAAGGATAAGGCGATGATCGACGAGACTTTCGACGACTATTTGGATGACCAGGGCCATATCAAGATCCGCGGTGACAAGACCCTCATCGACTTCGTCGACAAACACAGTGCGGAGAACGGCGACGACCTCGCTTACCGCTATATCGACTATTCGCGGGAACGCGACGGTGATTACCACGAGCTGACCTGGCGTCAGTTCGGTGTTCGATTGCGTGCCGTCGCGGCGCGCCTGCAGCAGGTGACCGAGCCGGGCGATCGGGTGGCGATTCTGGCGCCGCAGGGACTCGACTATGTCGTGTCCATCTTCGCCGCCGTCTACGCGGGCAATATCGCTGTGCCGCTGTTCGATCCGGAGGAGCAGGGGCACACCGACCGGCTCACCGCGGTGCTCAGCGACTGCACGCCTGCGGCGATTCTCACGGTGGGTTCGGCGGCCGGCGGTGTGCGGAACTTCTTCCGGCACCTGCCCGCGCCGCAGCGACCGCGAATTATTGCGGTGGAGGCGATTCCGGACAGCGTCGGCGCGACCTGGGTGCGGCCGGATATCAACATCGACAGCGTGGCGTATCTGCAATACACCTCCGGTTCCACCAGAACGCCTGCGGGCGTGGAGATCACGCACCGCGCGGTGGGCACCAACCTGCTGCAGATGATCGACGCCATCGGCGTCACCGCGAATTCCCGCGGCGTCACCTGGCTGCCGCTGTTCCACGACATGGGTCTGCTGTGCGTGATCCTGCCTACGGTGGGCGGCGGATTCATCACGATCATGTCGCCGAGCGCCTTCGTCCGGCGGCCGTATCGCTGGATCAAGGAGCTGGCCGCAGCCTCGGATGGGGCCGGAACCTTCGCCGCCGCACCGAATTTCGCGTTCGAGCACGCGGCGGCGCGCGGTAAGCCCAAGCCGGGCGAGGAACTGGACCTGTCGAATGTGATCGGCCTGATCAACGGCAGCGAGCCGGTGTCGGTGTCGTCGATGAAGAAGTTCAACGAGGCGTTCGCCCCGTACGGGCTGCCGAAGACGACGATCAAGCCCTGCTACGGCATGGCGGAGGCGACGCTGTTCGTCTCGGCGACCAAGGCCGAGGACGAGGCGCGGGTCGTGTACGTCGATCGCGCGCAACTGAATTCGGGTCGGATGGTGCAGGTCGAGGAGGGTACGGAGAACTCGATCGCGCAGGTGTCCTGCGGATATGTCGCGCTGTCGCAGTGGGCCACGATCGTCGATCCGAGCACCGGCGTGGAGCGCGCCGACGGCGAGGTCGGCGAGATCTGGCTGCACGGCGAGAACATGGGTATCGGCTACTGGGGTCGCCCGGAGGAGACCGCGGCCACCTTCCGCGCCAAGCTGACCGCGCGGCTGCCCGAGGGCAGTCACGCGACCGGCACCGCCGAGGACGCGAACTGGATGCGCACCGGCGACTACGGCGCCTACCTCGACGGCGAGCTGTACATCACCGGCCGGGTCAAGGACCTGGTGATCGTCGACGGACGCAACCACTACCCGCAGGATCTGGAGTTCTCCGCGCAGGAATCCAGCACCGCGCTGCGGCCCGGTTTCGTCGCCGCGTTCTCGGTGCCTGCGAACGAACTGCCAGCGCTGGTCTTCGACAAGAACAGCCACTCCGGGCTCCGGTTCGACGCCGACGACAATTCCGAGCAGTTGGTCATCGTCGCCGAACGCAACACCGGTGCGGGCAAACTCGACACCCAGCCGGTCGCCGATGTGGTGCGCGCGGCGGTGTCGCAGCGCCACGGCGTCACCGTGCGGGACGTGCTGCTCGTGCCCGCCGGTTCCATCCCGCGCACGTCGAGCGGCAAGATCGCGCGCCGGGCCTGCCGCGCCGCCTATCTGGACGGCACGTTGCGTGGCGGATATCAGCAGCAGGCGTTCCCGGACGCCCCGCAGGAGCGCGAGGCCGAGAGCGCGGGCGTCGGCTAGCGCCGCGCCCCACCCCGCGACCCGGCCGGGCCGCTGTCCACATCGGACAGCGGCCCGGCCGGTTTTCTTGACCTCGAGGTTACTTCGGGTTGTTGACTGGGTCGATGACGGCGACAAGGTGCCCGGCAGGGGTGATATCCAGCACGAATGATGAGGAGCGTGCATCGTTCGACGCGGAAAATCGGTTGGCTGATGTGGATGTTGCTGCCACGCTGGATTGTCGGACCCCGGTGCGATCATCAGCGGGCGTCCCATCTCATTCCATCGCCAGTCACGGACCTCTAGGGGGAGCTATGTCAGTCGCACTGGACGTCGCGGCAGCCGATCCGGAGGCCGATAGACCGGAGCGGCCCGCGGCGTCGACGCCGGGCCGCCTGTACTCGCTGCGGCGTTTCTGGCCGTATGTCCGCCCGCACCGGCACGCGCTGCTCGGCGCGACGGTGCTCGCGATCCTCTCGTCGCTGACCGCTATCGCCATTCCCCTGGTGATCGCTCGCATCGTCGACGGTCCGATCGCCAGGAAGGATTTCGGCGGGGCCCTGTGGCCCGCGCTGCTCGTGCTCGTGCTCGGTTTGCTGGACGCCGCGGGTGTGTGGGGCAGGCGCTGGCTGGTCGCCAGGCCTGCGACCGAGTTCGAGATCACCATGCGCGCCAAGATCTTCCGCAAGCTGCAGACGCTCTCGATCGGGCGCCATGATGCCTGGGAGTCGGGCCAGCTGCTGTCCCGCGCGGTCGACGACATGGCCACCATGCGCCGGTTCGTCGCGTTCGCCGGTCCGT
This genomic interval carries:
- a CDS encoding esterase-like activity of phytase family protein, coding for MATSCSASDAAADFTATAGQPLVISLDDLLAKTGGSAAVGLADPRHGTLSRRVDGAVVYTPNPGYTGDDAFEVTTTDAVRLYTTDIAALGEFGGTTVQGSGFGSAWTPVPGSTDEFYGLTDRGPNVDGPAKNEKLSPTPAFVPQIGRFKLVGTRAVRQSAIELRTKAGVPFNGQVDLAASTGETIKDLAGNVLPPTDHGLDPEGLVALPDGTFWVSDEYGPFLVHFDSNGTEIERLAPGAGLPKELSLRTPNQGMEGLTVTPDGSTLVGLMQSGLNTPGLNGSAKEVPLTRIVTVDLKTKALKEFVVPLADPKRSKVADSEITALSATTFLVDERDGNLAPKADKKLWTVDIAAATDVGPDSKVPGAQYDPERGGILVDGKPLETLVGPVSAEQGIATLTKVGITPAAKPKNLDLGALVRELDADGKFFGHDKIEGVATTDGGKTLYIANDSDFGLATSSGEQPPFGLKPKTLANGVQDSGEILFVDTTKLPARTATRTVKLTVR
- a CDS encoding DUF998 domain-containing protein — encoded protein: MTGSREIAERRARVASLVIAAAIVIAGVCYSSWVLEFFLKLDIDPVNSFLSELDAEGKPYRQVFATADKIVGALLIPAAIGGLLLFPRRRLTTVGWVALFCFGAATIADVLLPLRDCAKGDSSCGGGGSELFPQLHQPHALSSTIAVTSIAVATFAFSLAAFRYHRWRILREFGLVVLVLGAAATVWMLVADNLPGSYALGIAQRIQVSSMSLWLVTLAAAVILEGREWTESDP
- a CDS encoding very short patch repair endonuclease, which gives rise to MARQRRSGTKPELALRKELHRRGLRYFVDRAPIRGQRRRADLVFPRLRVAVYVDGCFWHRCPQHATDPRNNGEWWAAKLAGNVARDRATDAALTAAGWQVIRVWEHEDAALAADRVQGVVSRSRGTGGVGFSGDAAANSS
- a CDS encoding DNA cytosine methyltransferase; its protein translation is MVGLFAGIGGLELGLGHNGWQTELLCEIDAGAQGVLAARFPDVPLHSDITTLRAIPAGTELVAAGFPCQDLSQAGRTAGITGKRSGLVDEVFRLVRRRRGPRWLLIENVPFMLQLGRGAAMRHITAALEELGYTWAYRVVDARAFGLPQRRQRVLMLASRTEDPRAVLFGDDAGPRVVGDAEHDPCGFYWTEGVRGLGWAVNAVPTLKGGSALGIASPPAVRLPSGEIVTPGLVDVERLQGFEPEWTAPAEDVPGVRKGHRWKLVGNAVSVRMAGWVGSRLSAPLDPIPGDQPLPPGTPWPTAAWGHNGVAYRVPVSTWPVHEPYEDLRYFLTDSRLLSARATAGFLRRTSMGSLRFPPGFLDDVESHLDRMGGWAA
- a CDS encoding KasA/KasB family beta-ketoacyl-ACP synthase, with the translated sequence MQVPSKNRGFPNVVVTSLAATTSIAGDVDSTWKGLLNGESGIDVLEDTFIDQFELPVRIGGHLKVSPSDCLTRTEVRNLSYVEQMATVLCREVWRNAGSPEVDKDRLGVSIGTGIGGSEYLVGARDRLEHGGYRKVSPLTIQRIMPNGSAACVGVELGARAGVVTPVSACSSGSEAIANAWQMIVMGDADMVVTGGVEGSIQAVPIAAFTMMRAMSTRNDAPKHASRPFDKDRDGFVFGEAGAMMVIETEEHAKARGATIHARLMGAGITSDAFHLVAPELEGKGAARAMTKAIEKAGLSKRDITHVNAHATATPIGDTAEAKAIAAAVGDHTSVYAPKSALGHSIGAVGALESVLTVLSIRDGIVPPTLNLDNQDPEIDLDVVKGQARTGRIDYAVNNSFGFGGHNVAIAFGRY
- the fadD32 gene encoding long-chain-fatty-acid--AMP ligase FadD32 gives rise to the protein MIDETFDDYLDDQGHIKIRGDKTLIDFVDKHSAENGDDLAYRYIDYSRERDGDYHELTWRQFGVRLRAVAARLQQVTEPGDRVAILAPQGLDYVVSIFAAVYAGNIAVPLFDPEEQGHTDRLTAVLSDCTPAAILTVGSAAGGVRNFFRHLPAPQRPRIIAVEAIPDSVGATWVRPDINIDSVAYLQYTSGSTRTPAGVEITHRAVGTNLLQMIDAIGVTANSRGVTWLPLFHDMGLLCVILPTVGGGFITIMSPSAFVRRPYRWIKELAAASDGAGTFAAAPNFAFEHAAARGKPKPGEELDLSNVIGLINGSEPVSVSSMKKFNEAFAPYGLPKTTIKPCYGMAEATLFVSATKAEDEARVVYVDRAQLNSGRMVQVEEGTENSIAQVSCGYVALSQWATIVDPSTGVERADGEVGEIWLHGENMGIGYWGRPEETAATFRAKLTARLPEGSHATGTAEDANWMRTGDYGAYLDGELYITGRVKDLVIVDGRNHYPQDLEFSAQESSTALRPGFVAAFSVPANELPALVFDKNSHSGLRFDADDNSEQLVIVAERNTGAGKLDTQPVADVVRAAVSQRHGVTVRDVLLVPAGSIPRTSSGKIARRACRAAYLDGTLRGGYQQQAFPDAPQEREAESAGVG